The Candidatus Acidiferrales bacterium genomic interval GGATCAGGCCTTCGCTGGTATAGACACGGGAAATATCCTTCTCCATCTTATCAATCCTCTTGCCGGGTTCGGAAGGCATGTTTTCTCTCGTTTTTTTGAAGACCTCGTTCATTTGAGACGTGCTTGGAAAGGTACTGCACAGTATGAGATGGCTCAAGTGCTGCTGGTACTTCAAGGCGTAAGCCTGTCCCAGGACACCGCCGTACGAGTGGCCTAGGAGAGAAATCTTGCCGAGATCGAGCCCCTTCGTATTGCCTCCACGTCCTCGACCATATTCTCCACGGAATATTGAGTCGAGTCCTCAAGTTGCTGCGATCGTCCCGATCCACTCTCATCGATAAAGATCAAGCGGTTGTCTCTGGCAAGGGGAATGAGATATGGAAGGAAATGATCGTGAGACGCACCGGGACCGCCACGGACTATCACCAGAGGCTTGCCTTTTCCGAACTCTTCATAGTAGATCATGACTCCGTTCGCATCGATGAACCCCTGGCTTATCTGATAAACGGAA includes:
- a CDS encoding alpha/beta hydrolase; its protein translation is MKRIALAFICSVIASSFVLGQQNPQKKSTTYSNSVYQISQGFIDANGVMIYYEEFGKGKPLVIVRGGPGASHDHFLPYLIPLARDNRLIFIDESGSGRSQQLEDSTQYSVENMVEDVEAIRRGSISARFLS